The following nucleotide sequence is from uncultured Ilyobacter sp..
ACAGGCCACAAAAACCTCGTTAGACTCATATATTACAGCTCTTATAATGGAAAACAAAGTCGTCACAAAAAAAGTGTTGTCAGACAACGGTATAGTTGTTCCTAAGGGTGAGAATTATGACGACTCCTCTGAGGCCAAGGCAGACTATCACGACTATAAGAATATTGGGACGGTAATAAAGCCAAAGTCCACCAATTTCGGTCTTGGTATAACTATTTTTAAGGCGGGATTCAGCAGAAGTGACTATGAAAAGGCTGTGGATATGGCCTTTGGTGAGGACAATTCTATTCTCATAGAGGAGTTTATAGAGGGAAAAGAGTACCGGTTTTTTGTTATCGGGGAGGAAACAGTAGGTATCCTTCACAGGGTTCCAGCCAATGTCCTAGGTGATGGGGAAAAGAGTATAAAGGAACTGGTCCAAGTAAAAAATAAAAATCACCTCAGGGGAAAAGGGTACAAGACTCCCCTAGAAAAGATAGTTCTCGGCGAGGCTGAAAAAATGTTTTTAGAAGCCCAGGGAAAAAATATTCAATACATCCCTCTTAATGGAGAGAAGGTTTTCTTGAGGGAAAACTCAAATATAAGCACAGGGGGCGACAGCATCGACTTCACAGATGATATTCCTGATATATACAAGGAGATAGCTGTTAAGGCCTCAAAATCAGCAGGTGCTGTAATCTGCGGTGTAGATATGATTATAAAAGATATAAAAAATCCCAATCCAGATGGAAATTATGGTATAATAGAGATAAATTTTAATCCTGCAATACACATTCACTGCTATCCTTACATAGGTAAAAACAGGGAGTTAGGTGGAAAAATTTTAGACGCCCTGGGATTCTGAATAAAGTGTAAAAATAAAACTTTAGAAGTTATAAAATTTAATTTACTATTAGGAGGTTGTTATGAAATATAAGTTAGAACATGGGTGCATCAGAGTAAAGGATCTGAATAAATCTTTAGATTTTTATCAAAATGCTTTGAGTTTAAAAGAAGTCAGAAGAAAGGATTTTCCAAAATATGAATTTACACTGGTATATCTGAGTGATGAAAATAATAACTATGAAATAGAATTAACATATAATTACAATACCGAAAAACCTTACGATATCGGGAATGGTTTTAGTCATTTTGCTCTGACAGTAGAAAACTTGGAAGAATCACATAAAAGGCACGTAGATATGGGCTATGAAGTGGGGGATTTAAAAGGTCTACCTGGAGAAAATCCAAAGTATTATTTTGTGAAGGATCCAGACGGATATGCCATCGAGATAATCAGAGCAAGATAAAAACTAATTTACTAGTTTATGTATGAATTAGATTCAAGGTAATTTGCAACGAATCCCATTTAGAATTTTTTCTAGAACTGGTGATAGTATAAAAGTTGGACAATCTACTTTCGTTTGATATGATAAATATTAAATAGAAAATAGGAGGTCTGCATGGCAGTAGAAAAGCATAGTAATGAAATTAAAGAAACAATGGTTAGACTTTACAATGGGGGAAAAGGTAGGAAGGTTAAGAACTTAGCAATAGAATATGGTATAGCAGAATCAACAGTCAGGTACTGGGTTATAGATAAACCTAAAAAAGAGAATAAAAAGAAGATTAAAGAGTCCTCTAATTCAGAAGTTGAAGAAATGAAAAAAGA
It contains:
- a CDS encoding VOC family protein, encoding MKYKLEHGCIRVKDLNKSLDFYQNALSLKEVRRKDFPKYEFTLVYLSDENNNYEIELTYNYNTEKPYDIGNGFSHFALTVENLEESHKRHVDMGYEVGDLKGLPGENPKYYFVKDPDGYAIEIIRAR
- a CDS encoding transposase, with translation MAVEKHSNEIKETMVRLYNGGKGRKVKNLAIEYGIAESTVRYWVIDKPKKENKKKIKESSNSEVEEMKKEIARLKEENDILKKAMTIFAKN